In Lolium rigidum isolate FL_2022 chromosome 3, APGP_CSIRO_Lrig_0.1, whole genome shotgun sequence, the genomic window TTTTCATATACTTTTACTGTAAAGTTTTTGTTACCTCTTATTCTAATATGGTTCGGTTGCAATTGCAATTATCAGCCCAGACAAACTATCACAATTATGTTCATCTTATTATAATATAGTTCAGCTGCATCCCTTTGTATTTGCATATGTTCAATTGTTTGATTGTTTCATATGTGGATTACTGGGTGCAGAGCATTGACTTCATATCAACTGTCATTGATGCCCAAGATGTGATAGCTGCGCTTATCGACCCCATGCTTAAAGTGGGTTTAGTTGACCATGTTGTTGGGTTGCTAACAACTGAGATTGAAAAATCACCGGAAGAGAAGCTAGACAGGTATGGTGTATTTTTGAATTGAACTAACTTGAAATTCAGCAACATTTTCATTTCATAGAAGTTATCTGTTACATGTTAGGAACTATTCTAGTCAAGTATTTGGTAATCTTTCTGTAGTTTAAGAATTAAGAATGGCCAACTTTCATATCTAATGAATCTCATCAACCTCTAAACATTTAGGTTTGTGAACTTTTTAAGTAGGCCTTCTTGATTCACGTGATTCTAGAATGCAGCGGTAGGAAAAAGGTAGTATTGCAATGCCATACCGTCCTGATTCGTATAGGATTGAATACCTCATGAATTTTCCCTGCAAAAGAAAAGAATACCTCATGAATTTGCACCAAAGATTGTTTGATTGTACCATTGGAAAAACATAGGACCTTTCCAAGGGGTTGGACTCAATGGAAATTTGACTAAATCTAGTGCGAAGAAATGCTTAGAAAATATACAAATCCTGCGTAGCAAATAACTACATAGGAAATTCTTCTAAGGGCCTGTTTGGATAGGGACATTTTCTGGAGGTTTATGATATTCAGTTCGAATATGGGCAAAACCCAAGTGCCCAAAAAAATCTCTTTGTCCAAAGAACCCTAAAGTATTTGGATCCTCAAAAGTTACTTTTAAATCCATTATGTCAAAGAGAACATTTATTATACTCCATAAAAGGATATcggagatttttctaaatttggatgtatctatactaaaaagtgtctagatacatctaaatttacatGAACTTGcggcatccttttatggacagaggtagtacttatCTGCCTTCTAGTGCAAATTTTAGGTCCTTCACAGTCTTCTGAGATGTTGCCTTTGATGTTTTCCAGTAATTTGGTCTGGGCGTTATATAGGTCTTATATTCGTGCTTcagtttttgaattttgaattaacaACCTGGGACAAAAATGCAATCGCTTTACCTTTTTCTCAACATTTTTCAGGCCTGGTTCTCTTGATATGATCCTTCGCTTCATGGAAGAATTATCAGCCATACACAGTGTTTCAGAAGTGATGTCGTCGAGTGACCGGCTGATGAAAGTGCTAGTTAGCATGATCAAGTCACCTGATAAGCATGAGGTGAGCATTGTGCTACCAGCATATTTGATCACCAGCCAATCTCTTAACATCCAAAAATTCTGGTTTGAAATATTTTGGAAGAAATGCATGGTGTTGCTGTCTCGTTGGTATTGAATTGTTTTGGCTTGGTTAACTCCTAACTTTTAAGAAACACGCAGTTCCAAATTTTCAACTATCAGCAAGTCGTGATTTTCTTATTTTGAAAATTTGAAGAAACACCCCTTACCTGTTTACTTTGTACATTTGACGAACTTAACCTTGCACTAATGCTTGTGGATCCCACCCAACAGCCTCGTCGGAGACCTAAATTTTTTTCACCTGAAAGTTCTGTAGATTCGTATGTACTAATGCAAGTCCAGCATGGTAAATATATTCTCACTCGCAAACTCTTCTTCAGTTTGCAAAGTATTGCGCTTCGGTGGTGATCATAATATCAAATATTTTGACCGATGGAAAGCATCTGGTGCCTATGCTATCCCATGGTAGGCACATTTTTCTTAGCAATCTATCAAATTTTCGAATCAACTTTTATTTCCTGAGAAGTGTGTTGTATGACTTGAAATCATGCTTCCAATTAGTTTACAGTTATCCTGTCTGTCAATTGTTTCAGATTTACCCTTCCTGGAGGGCCTGTTTGACATTCTTCCAGTGGTCCCTGATGATGATCAAGCTCGATATGCACTTTGGGGTACCTTACCACGTATCATGCCACGACGGCAAGAAACTGAGATGGATTCCTCATCCCTCGACCAGTTTGCGTCTCTCTTCTTAGGCAAGTTCACTCTCATCAAAGATGACCTCGAGAGTCATGTAATTGACGAAGAGAACTTATCATCTGAGGATGCTCTTGTGTTGGGATGGACATCCAAATGTGTATCCTTTTAAAACGAAAATATAATTTGCTATCGTAATGATCTTCATGGAGATCTTGATCTTATTCTATatttacaaaaaaagaaaaacacgcTTCAAACATGTTGCAATGCATTTTTGGCAGCACCATCGCATTGTTTTTCCTATGCTACAGAACTATTTGTAACAGCTCAGGTCAATCTCCTTCGTCATGGAGAAATGGATTGAGGAGAAGTCTTCGCAGAGCAAACAAGATGCTCCGCCGACTGGAAACTCCATTGACGATGCTCGGGAGGTGCTGAGTTACTGCCACAAGGCGCTCCACTGACTGGAAAAACTCTACTGACAAAAGCTTGCTGCAGTTTGTAATCAACACTGCTGACCTGAAATTACAATATGTGGCTACTGGGATTTGGGAACGGGAAGTCTGTTAGAACCTACTATCGTTGCACATAACAGTGATGCTGTAAAGGAATTATCGAATGGAGGGCATGGGGTGGGATACGATTCTTTTGGGGAAATCCGGTTGCCAAATTTGATAAGTTGCAAATTTGGCCTAAAGTTTTTCTTATGTCATTTTGATAGATGTAAACTAAGACATGGATCCAGATATGGTTTCCATCTGCCATTACATTTGAATGTCAGTTTTCTTTATCTGCACTTTGCTGTCGTCCATTTTGCTTCCCATACCGTACATCTATTCGCTGCCAAACAGGATTTGATTTCTTGAACTGTATTATGCCTGTTTTGGCGGTTTATTGCTTTTATTGTTGATGCCTTTTTGCCGATAATGTTTGGTTATGGTTCGGCAAAACTGAAATATGAACCAGGCCTTCAACCCACACGCTCTCTCTTCATTTTGTTTCGCGATCTCTTGTCCCAAATTTCACCTGTCTCTCTAGTCGTTCCTAGTCAAAGTAAAGCTTTGTCGTCTCACTTAAAGCCATGGTTTTTTTAGAAGTTTTCATGCACCAGTGCATTTATTAGTGGCTGCAATATTACTGTTTTTTACTGTAACGATTGTTTCAGGGAACTTTTAGTGCATCAAATACTACTGCCAATTGCCATAAATATTGGGCCTTACCGTCTGGGCTCGCGGACGCCCGTATCGGTTCTGTCAGCCCACACAGCTGCTATTTTCTAGACCCGCAAACCTCAAGGATTCCGTCTAGAAAAAAGGGAAGAAGGAAAACAGGTAAATGGAGGGACGCGCTCGTGGCGGCGCCGCGCCCCGGACCGCCATGGACTACACGCTCGCGGCGCTGAAGCTCTTCGGCTCCCAGCTCTCGGGCTCCACCACGGCGCCGGACTCCGAGGGATCCTCTGCCGCGCTGATGCTCTTCAACATCCGCTTCCAGCGCGCCTGGATCCAGGTCCCAGTTTCCCTTCCCTCGCCTCTTTCTTCCCCAATCCCCATTCCTCGCTCGGAGCTCTGACGACTTGCAGCGGCAGGCAGGGCGTGATCGTGCACGCGGACTACAGCGCCGACGACGGGACCCTGTTTCTGGATGACGGCTCCAGCGTCACCGAGCTCCTGCTCCAAGGCGACGATGCCAAGGGCCAGCCCTGGCGGCCAGGTTCGCACCCATCCTCTAAATTCTCTGTTATTCTGGTCTTGTCTTCTCCGTTTCTTGGAATACTATAAATTGCATATGTAGTTTTGCTGCTGTTGATCTGTAACTTTAGCTGCATTTCTcctcaataaaaataacaaaaatcaTAATTTCATTACTCTAGTTGTTGTGTTGTAGGAATGTATGTGTTGATAATTGGCGCATATATTGCACCGGACGGCAGTCGGCCCACAGTCAAGGTTCCATCCCTCCCCACAACACTCTCTTTGTGGTTTGTGCATACTTACCTGCTGACATGTGTTTTTTCACCCGTACACTAATAATTTGGTGTTTTCTTTCACTGTTTTCTGTATTGTTTGATGCAAAGTTCAGTTTTGGAATTATTTGAATACTTGAGAGAACACCTGCAGTTTCAGGTTGCCTAGCTGCTGGTTATACAAATTGAAAGGAAAAATATGTTCAAGTAGCACTCCTGATTTTAGGCTCAATATCCTAAAAACTGAATCAGCTTTTTGATACTCccgctgattcatattaattgccattaatatggatgtatctagaactaaaatgtatctagatacatccatactagagtcagctaatatggatcggagggagtaccattgTGCTTGTTATTCTCCTGGTATTACATTATGAGAAGAGATATCTGAtgtatggaaggtttatgttaaCATGTAAATCTTTGATTCCAGTATCTTGTACATGTTGTAAAGAAGTAATGGAAAATATATGAGAGGGATTTTAGTCTCCATGCGTGATGCCCATCATGCCATTGGATGTGACTTGCTGTTCTGTCAGCGCGGCTTGCTGTGGCGTTTCCATGTGTCCCAGGCACCAGATGATTACAGCGTTGATGCTGCAACATAAAACTTCCAAGAAATACAAAGGGGGGAAACAATTTTGTTTAAATCCCCTTTTGTTTTAACTGTGTCGTTTGATTCTCCAGTGACTTGTTGGTTAGCTTGGATGACTGTTTTTGCCAAACCTCTAGTTGCCTGCTACCGTTAGTTTTCTCAATGCTAACCCATAAGCCAAGCTATGGTATCGACTTCTCTTTAACATCTGTGAACTTGATCGTTGCAGGTGCACAAGATAGTCGACCTCTCTGCGCAGCCAAACCGTGAAGCGATGTGGTATATGGAAGTAGCTGAGGCGTACGACTTCTTCTATGCATCTGCTGGCTCCACGTCATGAGCACATGCTCTGCTCCTTGGTCGCCTCTGATGCTTCGGTTCAGTTTAGCCTATGCATCCTTTGTTCCTGGAACATTTCCCTCTATTCGACTGTACCCCATGCATCAGTTTTTGGACATGGAATACCAGAGCTTTGCCACCAAATCCGTGACAAATTTGATTGGTGTGTAGAATAGTGGAGCTCCGTCTTTGCCAAATGCAGCAAGTGTGGGGGTTTGGGTAACTGTGGGTGGAGGGCGCGATAACCACTGAACATTTATGCAAAGGTTTTTTTCTGCAAAAAAATTCCACCGATCTGTTAATAATCATTGCAACAAAGTACAAAAAGGGCAAGCAAAGTTGGAAGAGAAAATCAAATTTTGGTACTCCCTGTCCCATAATTGAGGATCTTGATAGCATACTCGGCACAGTTAACACTTAATTACTTCATTTCTTCAGTGAATTTGCTGGCAAGCTCCACCACTGCACCATTCTACATCTTTCCCCCATTCACGGTGAAAGGAGGGCAATATATCTAGCATATAAATTTTTGATGGCTCCTCCCATTGTGTTTGCAGTATATGGGAGCGTTGCTCTTCAGTATTCAACCCCAACGACCATTCTTTCTCACGTTCCGCTCGGCAATGGTGTTGTGTGTCGCGGGTTCCTAATACTTTGGCAAGCTCTAGCTAGTTGGATTGGCTCAAGCATGCAAGAGTCTTGAAGCTCACTTTCCTCTAATTCCTTACAACCAAAATATAATCAGATAAGCATATTTTTAGTTTCTTGCATGCTACCTCCAGCAGCCTTTTTATGGGCTTGGTTGTTCATATCTAACATAAGTTGTTCACTCACGAGTGATGCATCAAAAATGCAATTTCGATGCCCCAACTTGCATGCATTTTGCAACGCTTGTGTTGATTTTGTTAGGTGTGCAGCggggatagagatttgtaatagaAAATCGTTGCATTTCATATATGAGGTAACACAACATTCTCAAGGCAAATCAAAATATTATCACAGACGGGCTGTGTGCATTATTCAATGAAGAGGCCAATGACATCTCATGATTTTCGGAAAAAATATGATATCCATGGATTGTTGTTAGAACAAATAGGACTGGATCTAATACACAAAATAAATGATAATAGGGCCAACTTTGTTGGTCAAAATTTGCATGTGTTCTGTGGAGCTCCCTTATGTCAGCGTAGACAAGCGCAAATAGGGAACCATTGAATTAGatggattttagtttcttaattgTATCCTCCAGTGTAATTTTTTTGGCGGACTCCCAGTGTTATCCCCGCTAATTATCAGCAAATCATCAGTTCTTTCCTTCGTTTAGACGTGCAAAATTGCACACTCGCAAGTACAGCAGTTCAGTTCGCTCTTTAGCAGAGCGTTGGAAGAACATGCCCCGGTACGTACATCCGGCCTGAAACTGAAATGCCAGGTTAATTGAACTTCACAGATTCCTGTAGGCCATCAAGTATAGTTGACATACAGAATAGTTTCAGTACACGGTCCTCTTAGTTGTGGATCGTTAGGCCCTCCGGCTCTCCAATGGAACACAGGGCAAGTTGAGATGGCCTCGTCTACCGAGAATTTGCCCGTAGTTCTCACCAAGCTGCAAGATGGTACAGTCCGGCATGAATCTCCAAGGCAGTGCCAGCCATCTGTCAAGTTGGCGAACCCAAGCGCATAAAGATCGTCGGCGGCGAAGGCGATGATACACCGATCTTCTGGGAGATCCGCTGAAAGGGGAAAAAAAAGTCAGAGGCAGTACAAGATGCATCATTGGGCTGATAAAAGTAAGTTGATATTACCATTTAGGTGGCACATCATCACCCTATTCATCCAAACAACCGTCAAGTTAAAGTAAGCGAGGCACTTCGGCATTCAACCACAAGGACCATCCTCACGTGGCCATGTATACTAATTTTGGCACGGCTATGGTGTCATGTGCTGCGGGTTTGCTTCGCCAAGCTCTACCTAGCTGGGTCAGCTCGAGCATGCAAGAGTACCGGATCTCAGTTTCCTCTAATACCTTACGAACAAAAGATAATCAGATGAGCATATGAGTACATACATGGTTATCTGGTTGCATGCTACCTCGATCTAGCTGCCTATTTATGGGCTTATATGCAACATGAGTTGTTCACGACTCACAAGAGTTGTACATGCATAAAAAAAATGCAATTTTGATGTCACTAGTCACAGGTCATGCATTTTGCAACGTTTCTGTTGATTTTGTTAGTTGTGCAACGGAGATGAGATCTGCGATAGAATTAATGCGTGCATCCATCCGGTCTGAAATTGAAATGCCACGTTAACTGAACTTAACCGATCCATGTACGCCATCAGTTACAGGTGACACCCAGAATAATTTCAGTACACGGTTCTTCTTAGTGCATTGTATCATGTGCATTTCTCCTcaataaaaaaataacaaaatcaaataaactaaacaagatGTATCATGTGCTCGTGTATGGAGTACTGTGCATTGTATTAGAGGCTGTTTACAACTAGACGACTCCATGGCTTAAATACCAGACCTGGTAAAGTAAGTGCTGCTGGAGTAGTATTTTCACGGGCTACAACGCTTTGTCAGTTCTTTACATGATTTCATTACTCTAGTTGATGGTCCTGTTTTGTGTTGTAGGGATGTATGTGTTGATAATTGGCGCATATATTGCACCGGACGGCAGTCGGCCCACAGTCAAGGTTCCATCCCGCCCACCCAACACTCTCTTTGCGCATACTTACCTGCCGACATGTGTTTTTTCGTCAGTACACTGATAATCTGGGGTTTTCGTTTACTGCTTTCTGTATTGTTTGATGCAAAGTTCAGTTTTGGAATTATTTGAATACTTGAGAGAACAGCTACAGTTTCAGGTTGCCTACCTATTGGTTGTACAAATTGAAAGGAAAAACATGTTCAAGGAGCACTCCTGATTTTAGGCTCCGTATCCTAAAAACTGAAGTAGATTTTTCATTGATGAAGTGTGCCAGTCCTAGATTTGTTGAAGTGTTTTTTTAATGTTGAATCAGCTTTTTGATAGTACCATTGTGCTTGTTATTCTCCTGGTATTACATTATCAGAAGAGATATCTGATGTACGGAAGGTTTACGTtaacatgtaaatttttgattCCAGtatcttgtactccctccatccggaTATATTTGACGCGAAGGAAAGCTAGCTATCTAAGGATGTATGCATGTGCGCGCGTCAATTAAAGACGACCCGAGGTAGTACATGTTGTAAAGAAGTAACGGAAAATATATGAGAGGGATTTTAGTCTCCATGCGTGATGCCCATCATGCCATTGGATGTGCCTTGCCATTGTGTCAGCGTAGCTTGCTGTGGCTTTTCCATGTGTCCCAGGCACCGGATGATTACAGCGTTGATGCTGCAACATAAAACTTCCAAGAAATACAAAGGGGGGAAACAATTTTGTTTAGATCCCCTTTTGTTTTTGACTCTCCGTCATTTAATTCTCCAGTGACTTGCATCCTATTCCCTAAACTCTGCGTCCAGTTTCTTGCCATTTACCGTGACTTATGCACGTGAAGCAAATATACTGTTCTTTTTTGCCAAACCTCTAGTTGCCTGCTACCATTAGTATTCTCAATGCTAACCCATAAGCCAAGCTTTGGTATCGACTTCTCTTTAACATCTGTGAACTTGATCGTTGCAGGTGCACAAGATAGTCGACCTCTCTGCGCAGCCAAACCGTGAATTGATGTGGTATATGGAAGTAGCTGAGGCGTACGATTTCTTCTATGCGTCTGCTGGCTCCCCGTCATGAGCACATGCTCTGCTCCTTGGTTGCcagttgagagagagagagagagagagagagcggacggagccccgcggaGAGCTCGAGGTGAGAaacccaatcccgccgccgccgtgccggcgTCGGCGTCCACCCACCCCCCCCTCGACGACGGCCATGGCATCACCGCcgtctctccccccccccccacccccacccaccCCCTATCCCCTTCTCCTTCCCCGGAGGCCAGCCCGCGTGGCCGCAGCGACCGGTGGCGCGGGGGGCGCGGCTCCGATTCGGAGGATACCCCAAGGTCCTACCGGGATGCGCTCGCCGGCGAGCGTGCAGCGGCGCGCGCGGAGGTGCCGGAGTCGTCCAGGGCGAGGGAGATGCGGTCCATGGTCTGCCGCGAAGAGGAAAGCTTGGCCTTTGACGAGCTGGACGACGCCGATGATccgctcgaggaggaagacgacgatgcgCCATGGGAGGAGCCCTCCCACGTCACCCGCAAGCGCGCCAGGGGTCGCCGCGGCGGGAGGAAGGTGGCAGCGAGGGCGGCGCATACTGGGTGTGTCGCCGGCGCCTATGATGATTTCCAAGGGCTGTGCTTGCTCTGCACGCGTccaggccaccgcgccgccgcctgcaCCACGGGGCCGGTGTGCCT contains:
- the LOC124700020 gene encoding uncharacterized protein LOC124700020, encoding MEGRARGGAAPRTAMDYTLAALKLFGSQLSGSTTAPDSEGSSAALMLFNIRFQRAWIQGVIVHADYSADDGTLFLDDGSSVTELLLQGDDAKGQPWRPGMYVLIIGAYIAPDGSRPTVKVHKIVDLSAQPNREAMWYMEVAEAYDFFYASAGSTS